A genomic window from Micromonospora violae includes:
- a CDS encoding T3SS (YopN, CesT) and YbjN peptide-binding chaperone 1, with the protein MTADHPSAPHGELPGASTEPAESILLGEPSTTDLRAKVTEAWREFARALAVRLPELPVGAHLDVTLDPTASGTGDAVYSISVDVDADRVLSARAVGNAALPAGYRLDRGAVADMVALGWSPPGVVAGSGGSFGLSATAAESTQVATLLSRTLRDVYGAPHPAFLVYLVHDAEGEPLAVGPLGTARSEFGPDADVEADLEEALAEAAAGQVERDDVLDLADRVRTVVSTMLKSDTDQLQVDSDGDINIRAGSAMVFVRVRDNPPLVDVFSPVLTEVEPTERLYVRLSELTNRMPIGRLYCADDTVWASIPVFGRNFQATHLMLAVQVMTGLADELDDRLHGEFGGKRFFGEGDKPVRRDESEHRTGMYL; encoded by the coding sequence ATGACGGCTGACCACCCCTCGGCCCCGCACGGTGAGCTGCCCGGCGCTTCGACGGAGCCGGCGGAATCGATCCTGCTCGGCGAGCCCAGCACCACCGACCTGCGGGCGAAGGTGACCGAGGCGTGGCGGGAGTTCGCTCGCGCGCTCGCCGTACGGCTGCCGGAGCTTCCCGTCGGCGCGCACCTGGACGTGACCCTGGACCCCACCGCCTCCGGCACCGGGGACGCCGTCTATTCGATCAGCGTCGACGTGGACGCGGACCGGGTGTTGTCGGCCCGGGCCGTCGGGAACGCCGCGCTTCCGGCCGGCTACCGACTGGATCGGGGCGCGGTGGCCGACATGGTCGCGCTCGGTTGGTCCCCGCCCGGTGTGGTCGCCGGCTCCGGCGGTTCCTTCGGGCTGAGCGCCACGGCGGCCGAGTCGACCCAGGTCGCCACGCTGCTCTCCCGCACGCTTCGGGACGTCTACGGTGCTCCGCACCCGGCGTTCCTGGTCTACCTGGTGCACGACGCCGAGGGCGAGCCGTTGGCCGTGGGCCCGCTGGGCACCGCGCGCAGCGAGTTCGGTCCGGACGCCGACGTGGAGGCGGACCTGGAGGAGGCGTTGGCCGAGGCGGCCGCCGGCCAGGTCGAGCGGGACGACGTGCTCGACCTGGCCGATCGGGTCCGCACCGTGGTCTCCACCATGTTGAAGTCGGACACCGACCAGTTGCAGGTCGACTCGGACGGCGACATCAACATCCGCGCCGGCTCGGCGATGGTCTTCGTGCGGGTGCGGGACAATCCGCCCCTGGTGGACGTCTTCTCCCCGGTGCTCACCGAGGTGGAGCCGACCGAGCGGCTCTACGTCAGGCTCTCCGAGCTGACGAACCGGATGCCGATCGGCCGCCTCTACTGCGCCGACGACACCGTCTGGGCGTCCATCCCGGTGTTCGGCCGCAACTTCCAGGCGACCCATCTGATGTTGGCGGTGCAGGTGATGACCGGTCTCGCCGACGAGTTGGACGACCGTCTGCACGGTGAGTTCGGTGGCAAGCGGTTCTTCGGTGAGGGTGACAAGCCGGTCCGGCGTGACGAGTCGGAGCACCGCACCGGCATGTACCTCTGA
- the fdhD gene encoding formate dehydrogenase accessory sulfurtransferase FdhD — MGRATDRRGVLRIDLDAVTTGRGLARRPDTLAVEEPLEIRVGAAGPGRRRPLAVTMRTPGDDLDLAIGFLLTEGLIRSTDDVLTAQLCAGAETPNTYNVVDVVLAPGVPEPTTDPSRNFYTTSSCGVCGKASIDAVRTRSLFPVSADPLSVPATLLVDLPDRLRAAQRGFDRTGGLHAAGLFTPDGELVVLREDVGRHNAVDKVVGWAVRERRLPLAGHLLLVSGRASFELTQKAWMAGLPLLAAVSAPSTLAAELADEAGMTLVGFLRGRTMNVYAGPHRITVEQPV; from the coding sequence ATGGGACGGGCAACTGATCGACGTGGCGTACTCCGGATCGACCTGGACGCGGTGACCACCGGGCGTGGGTTGGCCCGCCGACCGGACACGCTCGCCGTGGAGGAGCCGCTGGAGATCCGGGTCGGCGCGGCCGGTCCCGGTCGACGCCGGCCCCTCGCCGTCACGATGCGTACCCCCGGCGACGACCTGGACCTGGCCATCGGATTCCTGCTGACCGAAGGGTTGATCCGGTCGACCGACGACGTGCTGACCGCGCAGCTCTGCGCCGGCGCGGAGACGCCGAACACGTACAACGTGGTGGACGTGGTGCTCGCCCCCGGCGTACCGGAACCGACCACCGACCCGTCCCGGAACTTCTACACGACCAGTTCCTGTGGGGTCTGCGGCAAGGCCAGCATCGACGCGGTACGGACCCGGTCGCTCTTCCCGGTCTCGGCGGATCCGCTCAGCGTGCCGGCCACGTTGCTCGTCGACCTGCCCGACCGGCTGCGCGCCGCCCAGCGCGGCTTCGACCGGACCGGCGGGCTGCACGCGGCAGGGCTGTTCACCCCCGACGGCGAGCTGGTGGTGCTACGGGAGGACGTGGGCCGGCACAACGCCGTGGACAAGGTGGTCGGCTGGGCCGTACGGGAACGCCGGCTACCGCTCGCCGGGCACCTGCTGCTGGTCTCCGGACGGGCCAGCTTCGAGCTGACCCAGAAGGCGTGGATGGCGGGTCTGCCGCTGCTGGCCGCGGTCTCCGCCCCGAGCACCCTCGCCGCCGAACTGGCCGACGAGGCGGGGATGACGCTCGTCGGCTTCCTGCGCGGCCGAACCATGAACGTCTACGCCGGGCCGCACCGGATCACCGTGGAGCAGCCAGTCTGA
- a CDS encoding Lrp/AsnC family transcriptional regulator, producing the protein MQIDAVDQRIIALLVADARASYADIGARVSLSAPAVKRRVDRLRATGVIRGFTAVVDPAAVGWTTEAFVELFCAGRTTPAQIGVAARRHPEVVGAYTVSGEADALVHLRAADIAHLEAALERLRAESFVTSTRSTIVLSRLVESPGVGPSHSTS; encoded by the coding sequence TTGCAGATTGACGCGGTAGACCAGCGGATCATTGCGTTACTCGTCGCGGACGCCCGTGCGTCCTACGCCGACATCGGCGCGCGGGTGTCACTCTCCGCCCCGGCGGTCAAGCGTCGCGTCGACCGACTGCGCGCCACCGGCGTGATCAGGGGATTTACGGCCGTCGTTGATCCGGCCGCCGTCGGCTGGACGACGGAGGCCTTCGTCGAGCTGTTCTGCGCCGGGCGGACCACCCCGGCGCAGATCGGCGTGGCCGCCCGCCGACACCCCGAGGTGGTCGGCGCGTACACCGTCTCCGGGGAGGCGGACGCGCTCGTGCATCTGCGCGCCGCCGACATCGCCCACCTGGAGGCGGCGCTGGAGCGGTTGCGCGCCGAGTCCTTCGTGACCTCCACCCGCAGCACCATCGTGCTCTCGCGGCTGGTCGAATCGCCCGGCGTCGGCCCGTCCCACAGCACCTCTTGA
- a CDS encoding DUF6457 domain-containing protein → MTVMDDWVTAVCAELDLDPASVPVPAVLDLARDVAHQVLRPGAPVTAYLFGLAVGRGAEPADAAARLSALAGTWPVELGAEPVDPTAP, encoded by the coding sequence ATGACGGTGATGGACGACTGGGTCACGGCGGTCTGCGCCGAGTTGGATCTGGACCCGGCCTCGGTGCCGGTGCCGGCGGTGCTGGATCTGGCCCGCGACGTCGCCCACCAGGTGCTGCGCCCGGGGGCGCCGGTCACGGCGTACCTCTTCGGGTTGGCGGTTGGCCGGGGTGCGGAGCCGGCGGACGCGGCGGCCCGGCTCAGCGCGCTCGCGGGCACCTGGCCGGTCGAGTTGGGTGCCGAGCCGGTGGATCCGACGGCCCCCTGA
- the mobA gene encoding molybdenum cofactor guanylyltransferase yields the protein METYAAVVLAGGAARRMGGVDKPALPVGGQPMRDRVLAAVADATSRVVVGAADAVPMGVRVVREDPPGGGPVAAAAAGLALLDSDTSLVALLAADLPLLTRAAIGDLLKHLDQQTPDTESAGGGPAPAPPARGDLAPARGDLAPARGHLAPARDDLGGGERQPDGACFVDGDGRRQSLCGVWRVAALRAALNRLTVERGGSLSGAPVRALLAGLVVREVRWSGEGPPPWFDCDTDEDVRRAEEWAR from the coding sequence GTGGAGACGTACGCCGCTGTGGTGCTCGCGGGTGGGGCCGCCCGACGGATGGGCGGGGTCGACAAGCCTGCGCTCCCGGTCGGCGGCCAGCCCATGCGCGACCGGGTGCTGGCCGCCGTCGCCGACGCGACGTCGCGTGTGGTTGTCGGTGCAGCCGATGCCGTGCCGATGGGTGTCCGGGTGGTCCGGGAGGATCCGCCCGGCGGGGGCCCGGTCGCCGCAGCCGCAGCCGGCCTGGCGCTGCTGGATTCAGACACCAGCCTTGTCGCGCTGCTCGCGGCCGACCTGCCGCTGCTCACCCGGGCCGCCATCGGGGACCTGCTGAAACACCTCGACCAGCAGACCCCCGACACCGAATCGGCGGGCGGCGGCCCCGCGCCCGCACCACCGGCCCGCGGCGACCTCGCGCCGGCCCGCGGCGACCTCGCGCCGGCCCGCGGCCACCTCGCGCCGGCCCGCGACGACCTCGGCGGCGGCGAGCGGCAACCGGACGGGGCGTGTTTCGTGGACGGGGACGGGCGGCGGCAGTCGCTCTGCGGTGTCTGGCGGGTCGCCGCACTGCGGGCGGCGTTGAATCGGTTGACGGTCGAGCGGGGCGGCAGCCTGTCCGGAGCCCCGGTCCGGGCACTGCTCGCCGGTCTCGTCGTGCGGGAGGTGCGCTGGTCCGGCGAGGGCCCGCCGCCGTGGTTCGACTGCGACACTGACGAGGACGTACGCCGGGCAGAGGAGTGGGCGCGATGA
- a CDS encoding DUF397 domain-containing protein, producing MDDLTGARWRKSTRSSSNGGNCVEVADNLPGVVLVRDTKDRDGGTLTFEPAAWAGFVRLAREIGPVG from the coding sequence ATGGATGACCTGACCGGCGCCCGTTGGCGCAAGAGCACCCGCAGCAGCTCGAACGGTGGCAACTGCGTCGAGGTGGCCGACAACCTGCCGGGTGTCGTGCTCGTACGCGACACCAAGGACCGGGACGGCGGCACGCTGACGTTCGAGCCGGCCGCCTGGGCGGGCTTCGTCCGGCTGGCGAGGGAGATCGGCCCCGTCGGCTAG
- a CDS encoding fructosamine kinase family protein codes for MDLAYLRAHPAHLPTFRTHQRLRETPVAGGDICAAARLTLDDGHSVFAKSWPEGADRPVPEGFFAAEAAGLRWLREAGAVGVPEVIVVLPELLALDWVEPGDPTPEAAERFGRELAELHRAGATAFGATWPGFIGALPQDNTLTDGRWSTWFAERRLAPHLRRSVDGGALTSADATVVEQVIGRLDGLGGDEPPARIHGDLWPGNVLWGADDRAWLIDPAAHGGHRETDLAQLALFGGIPHLGRVLAAYQESWPLADGWRERVPLHQLHLLLVHTALFGGSYRDVVVQTARAVLGRAERATVDR; via the coding sequence ATGGACCTGGCGTACCTACGCGCGCATCCGGCACACCTCCCGACCTTCCGGACCCATCAGCGGCTCCGGGAGACGCCGGTCGCCGGTGGCGACATCTGCGCCGCCGCCCGGCTCACCCTCGACGACGGTCACTCCGTCTTCGCCAAGTCCTGGCCGGAGGGCGCCGACCGTCCGGTGCCGGAGGGCTTCTTCGCCGCCGAGGCCGCCGGGTTGCGCTGGCTGCGGGAGGCGGGCGCGGTCGGCGTACCCGAGGTGATCGTGGTTCTGCCGGAGCTGCTGGCGCTCGACTGGGTGGAGCCCGGCGATCCGACGCCGGAGGCCGCGGAGCGCTTCGGCCGGGAGTTGGCCGAGCTGCACCGGGCGGGGGCCACCGCCTTCGGCGCGACCTGGCCCGGTTTCATCGGCGCCCTTCCTCAGGACAACACCCTCACCGACGGACGCTGGTCGACGTGGTTCGCTGAGCGACGCCTCGCCCCCCACCTGCGGCGCTCGGTCGACGGTGGCGCGCTGACCAGCGCCGACGCGACAGTGGTCGAGCAGGTGATCGGTCGCCTCGACGGGCTCGGCGGCGACGAGCCGCCCGCGCGCATCCACGGCGACCTGTGGCCGGGCAACGTGCTGTGGGGGGCCGACGACCGGGCCTGGCTCATCGACCCGGCGGCGCACGGTGGGCACCGGGAAACGGATCTCGCCCAGCTCGCCCTCTTCGGCGGCATCCCCCACCTGGGTCGGGTGCTCGCCGCCTACCAGGAGAGTTGGCCGCTGGCGGACGGCTGGCGGGAACGGGTGCCGCTGCATCAACTGCACCTCCTGCTCGTGCACACCGCGCTCTTCGGCGGCAGCTACCGAGATGTGGTCGTCCAGACCGCCCGTGCCGTCCTGGGCCGGGCCGAGCGCGCTACGGTCGACAGGTGA
- the ddaH gene encoding dimethylargininase produces the protein MVTVNQQRFPRKRTYLMCSPEYFAVEYAINPWMDVTTPVDRDLAVKQWDRLRETLVGLGHEVHLLRPESGLPDMVYAANGGFVVDGSVYGARFKHEQRAAEAAAHHAFYEAQGWRFIAPSETNEGEGDFAYVPEAHGGLILAGHGFRTELPAHAEAQEALGRPVVSLRLIDPRFYHLDVALAAIDDANVVYFPGAFSAASQRVLTQLFPDAVIADDEDAMAFGLNLVSDGANVVLNSEATRLAGKLKAAGYTPVPVELAELKKGGGSVKCCIAELRH, from the coding sequence TTGGTGACCGTGAACCAGCAGCGTTTCCCGCGAAAGCGGACATATCTCATGTGCTCGCCGGAGTACTTCGCGGTCGAGTACGCGATCAACCCGTGGATGGACGTGACCACCCCGGTCGACCGCGACCTGGCCGTGAAGCAGTGGGACCGGCTGCGCGAGACGCTGGTCGGCCTCGGCCACGAGGTGCACCTGCTCCGCCCCGAGTCGGGCCTGCCCGACATGGTCTACGCCGCCAACGGCGGCTTCGTGGTGGACGGGAGCGTCTACGGCGCCCGGTTCAAACACGAGCAGCGGGCCGCCGAGGCGGCCGCCCACCACGCCTTCTACGAGGCGCAGGGCTGGCGGTTCATCGCACCCAGCGAGACCAACGAGGGCGAGGGCGACTTCGCGTACGTGCCGGAGGCGCACGGCGGTCTCATCCTGGCCGGGCACGGCTTCCGCACCGAGCTCCCGGCGCACGCGGAGGCGCAGGAGGCGCTGGGCCGCCCGGTGGTGTCGCTGCGCCTGATCGACCCTCGCTTCTACCACCTGGACGTGGCGCTGGCGGCCATCGACGACGCGAACGTCGTCTACTTCCCGGGCGCGTTCTCGGCGGCCAGCCAGCGGGTGCTCACCCAGCTCTTCCCGGACGCGGTGATCGCCGACGACGAGGACGCGATGGCCTTCGGGCTCAACCTGGTCAGTGACGGCGCGAACGTGGTGCTCAACAGCGAGGCCACCCGCCTGGCCGGCAAGCTCAAGGCCGCCGGTTACACCCCGGTCCCCGTCGAGTTGGCCGAGCTGAAGAAGGGCGGCGGCAGCGTGAAGTGCTGCATCGCCGAGCTGCGGCACTGA
- a CDS encoding zinc-binding dehydrogenase has translation MRAIWLHEFGGPEVLVPGPAPDPVPGPGQVLIDVAHANITFIETQLRAGHPGPFRLTPPLIPGNGIGGVIAAVGSDVDPALIGRRVVSATGGSGGYAERAAVDASAPIAVPAGLALDAAVALLADGRTATMLIEAVGVRPGDRVLVEAAAGGVGSLLMQLAARAGARVIGVAGGRRKVDRLPDLGAEVAVDYLLPDWAEQVRAAVGGVDVVFDGVGGAVARAAFDLLLPGGRMVSFGLASGEWSPVSAEAATARQVTLIRPDVPPARLRAYTEQALSDAAAGRLRPLIGQRFPLERAADAHAAIEARGTVGKTLLDVA, from the coding sequence ATGCGGGCGATCTGGCTACACGAGTTCGGCGGACCCGAGGTGCTGGTGCCCGGCCCCGCACCCGACCCGGTGCCCGGCCCCGGCCAGGTGCTGATCGACGTCGCGCACGCGAACATCACCTTCATCGAGACGCAACTGCGCGCCGGTCACCCCGGCCCGTTCCGCCTCACCCCACCACTGATTCCCGGCAACGGCATCGGCGGGGTGATTGCGGCAGTCGGGTCGGACGTCGACCCGGCGTTGATCGGACGGCGGGTGGTCAGCGCCACCGGAGGTTCCGGCGGTTACGCCGAACGCGCGGCCGTGGACGCGTCGGCGCCGATCGCGGTGCCGGCCGGGCTGGCGCTCGACGCGGCGGTCGCGCTGCTGGCCGACGGACGGACCGCCACCATGCTGATCGAAGCGGTCGGCGTCCGTCCGGGTGACCGGGTGCTGGTGGAAGCCGCGGCCGGCGGCGTGGGGAGCCTGTTGATGCAGCTCGCGGCCCGCGCCGGGGCCCGGGTGATCGGCGTGGCCGGTGGGCGACGCAAGGTGGACCGGCTACCCGACCTGGGCGCCGAGGTGGCCGTCGACTACCTGCTGCCCGACTGGGCCGAGCAGGTCCGCGCTGCGGTGGGCGGGGTCGACGTGGTGTTCGACGGGGTCGGCGGCGCGGTGGCCCGAGCCGCCTTCGACCTGCTCCTGCCGGGCGGTCGGATGGTCAGCTTCGGGTTGGCGAGCGGGGAGTGGTCCCCGGTGTCGGCGGAGGCCGCCACGGCGCGGCAGGTCACCCTGATCCGGCCGGACGTGCCACCGGCCCGGCTGCGGGCGTACACCGAACAGGCCCTCTCGGACGCGGCGGCCGGCCGCTTGCGACCGCTCATCGGCCAGCGTTTCCCGTTGGAACGCGCCGCCGACGCACACGCCGCCATCGAGGCGCGTGGGACGGTCGGCAAGACCCTGCTGGACGTGGCCTGA
- a CDS encoding flavin reductase has protein sequence MTENAEHPLVKPAWRCRTCGIAWPCSVAKLRLLGRYRGRPDELVEHLKALQAEATEHLTELYGGKTPDGLTERFTGWVKAR, from the coding sequence ATGACCGAGAACGCGGAACACCCGCTGGTCAAGCCGGCGTGGCGCTGCCGCACCTGCGGGATCGCCTGGCCCTGCTCGGTCGCCAAACTGCGCCTGCTCGGCCGTTACCGCGGTCGACCCGACGAGTTGGTCGAGCACCTGAAGGCACTGCAAGCCGAAGCAACCGAACACCTCACTGAGCTGTACGGCGGCAAGACTCCGGATGGCCTGACCGAACGTTTCACCGGCTGGGTCAAGGCTCGATAG
- a CDS encoding GAP family protein, with amino-acid sequence MTPELLLSLAGLALIDSTSIGTLFIPVWLLLAPGPVNARRILGYLATIAAFYLAVGLLLVRGGSSLGDALGGALDNRGVLWAQLVLGVGMLALSFRYDGKRRPRTGGVLRWRDRATAGDSSARWLVGLALLAALAEVATMLPYLGAVGLLATSGVGAASVLGLLTGYCLVMVLPAVLLLGARVARPRLVEPVLARLNTWIVTKAGGALGWVLGIAGFLIARDAAARLDLFSLLDR; translated from the coding sequence ATGACCCCCGAGTTGCTGCTGTCGCTGGCCGGGCTGGCGTTGATCGACAGCACCAGCATCGGCACCCTCTTCATCCCGGTCTGGCTGCTGCTCGCCCCCGGGCCGGTCAACGCCCGTCGGATCCTCGGCTACCTCGCCACCATCGCGGCGTTCTACCTCGCGGTGGGTCTGCTGCTGGTCCGGGGCGGCAGTAGCTTGGGTGACGCGCTGGGCGGCGCCCTGGACAACCGGGGTGTCCTCTGGGCGCAACTCGTCCTGGGTGTGGGAATGCTGGCGCTCAGCTTCCGCTACGACGGCAAGCGACGTCCCCGTACCGGTGGTGTGTTGCGGTGGCGGGACCGGGCCACCGCCGGAGATTCGTCGGCCCGCTGGTTGGTCGGGCTCGCGCTGCTCGCGGCGCTCGCCGAGGTGGCGACCATGCTCCCGTACCTCGGAGCGGTGGGCCTGTTGGCCACCTCGGGGGTCGGAGCGGCGAGCGTGCTGGGGCTGCTCACCGGATACTGCCTGGTCATGGTGCTGCCGGCGGTGTTGTTGCTGGGTGCCCGGGTGGCCCGCCCGCGACTCGTCGAGCCGGTGCTGGCCCGCCTGAACACCTGGATCGTCACGAAGGCGGGCGGCGCGTTGGGTTGGGTCCTCGGCATCGCCGGTTTCCTGATCGCCCGCGACGCCGCCGCCCGGCTGGACCTGTTCAGCCTGCTCGATCGTTGA
- a CDS encoding ABC transporter substrate-binding protein, producing the protein MSQMNRRRALQLLAALGTTGFVAGCGSDSDTEPNANRSPVKIGLITPQAGGFKSIGDDITNGFQLFLDLNDQQLGGHPVELLTADEGDTAKSGKAAVEGLLKQGVLALTGVVNSAVMVGIRDTVEQARVPLIGSNASPSSLQSVFYIWRTSYVLDEAGKALGRYLRDQLPANGRVAIIMPENVGSPDVVRGFRQEFGTSDPRIRDEVTYTSATANPGKTTYASDISKALAKKPTAVFCFFAGTAAVEFIKQLREKYAGPIYAPGFLTEGAVLDSLKDNALGIQTALNYSADLNNTSNRVFASAYRKKHQVTPTTYAMASYDAAQVLDQAIQLAGGKPTPQQVNLALGKIGQIDSPRGIWQFNQPRTPQQKWYLREVQRDGRVLSNVLINELATLG; encoded by the coding sequence GTGTCGCAGATGAATCGCAGACGGGCGCTCCAACTGTTGGCCGCGCTCGGTACCACCGGGTTCGTCGCCGGGTGTGGCTCAGACAGTGACACCGAACCGAACGCCAACCGCAGCCCGGTCAAGATCGGGCTGATCACACCCCAGGCCGGTGGCTTCAAGAGCATCGGCGATGACATCACCAATGGCTTCCAGCTCTTCCTGGACCTGAACGACCAGCAGCTGGGCGGCCACCCGGTGGAGCTGCTGACCGCCGACGAGGGCGACACCGCGAAGTCCGGCAAGGCCGCCGTCGAGGGCCTGCTCAAGCAGGGCGTGCTGGCGCTCACCGGCGTGGTCAACTCGGCGGTGATGGTCGGCATCCGGGACACCGTGGAGCAGGCCCGGGTCCCGCTCATCGGCTCCAACGCCTCACCGAGCAGCCTGCAGAGCGTCTTCTACATCTGGCGGACGTCGTACGTGCTCGACGAGGCCGGCAAGGCGCTGGGCCGCTACCTGCGTGACCAACTGCCGGCGAACGGTCGCGTCGCGATCATCATGCCGGAGAACGTCGGGAGCCCGGACGTGGTCCGCGGCTTCCGGCAGGAGTTCGGCACGTCCGACCCCCGGATCCGCGACGAGGTGACCTACACCAGCGCCACGGCCAACCCCGGCAAGACGACGTACGCCTCGGACATCTCCAAGGCCCTGGCCAAGAAGCCCACGGCGGTCTTCTGCTTCTTCGCCGGGACGGCCGCCGTGGAGTTCATCAAGCAGCTGCGGGAGAAGTACGCCGGGCCGATCTACGCGCCCGGCTTCCTCACCGAGGGCGCCGTGCTGGACAGCCTGAAAGACAATGCGCTGGGCATCCAGACCGCGTTGAACTACTCGGCCGACCTGAACAACACGTCGAACCGGGTCTTCGCCTCGGCGTACCGCAAGAAGCACCAGGTCACCCCCACCACCTACGCGATGGCGTCGTACGACGCGGCGCAGGTCCTCGACCAGGCCATCCAGCTGGCCGGCGGGAAGCCCACCCCGCAGCAGGTCAACCTGGCCCTGGGCAAGATCGGCCAGATCGACAGCCCGCGCGGCATCTGGCAGTTCAACCAGCCGCGTACCCCGCAGCAGAAGTGGTACCTGCGCGAGGTGCAGCGCGACGGTCGCGTCCTGTCGAACGTGCTGATCAACGAGCTGGCCACGCTGGGCTGA
- a CDS encoding Scr1 family TA system antitoxin-like transcriptional regulator, whose protein sequence is MNRAVAEAMSKSGLTADSLAAQIGVDPKTAAKWANPGRIPQTRHRSKVAEVLGRDEEDLWPDLYKRREPAWFRPWTDIEREAVGLRYYESAVIPGLLQTEAYARAVLSSGLWADDDLEAHVETRLRRQAAVFDRPRPPLSVFVIDEAALRRGRPDIMAEQLDHLIALAERPAVMIHVLPLTAGFHPGQAGPFVIASTPDGGDVGYLDDQAAGRLSNDVAPLWAVWDSVRSLALPRDLTIDLMRARAWMT, encoded by the coding sequence ATGAATCGCGCAGTCGCTGAAGCGATGTCAAAATCCGGCCTGACCGCCGACAGTCTCGCCGCCCAGATCGGGGTTGATCCCAAGACGGCGGCCAAGTGGGCGAACCCTGGACGGATTCCGCAGACGCGGCACCGGTCGAAGGTCGCCGAGGTTCTGGGCCGCGACGAGGAGGACCTCTGGCCCGACTTGTACAAGCGGCGCGAGCCGGCGTGGTTCCGGCCGTGGACGGACATCGAGCGCGAGGCCGTGGGGCTGCGGTACTACGAGTCGGCAGTCATTCCCGGCCTGCTGCAAACCGAGGCGTACGCGCGAGCGGTGTTGAGCAGCGGGCTCTGGGCCGACGACGACCTGGAAGCGCACGTGGAAACACGCCTCCGCCGCCAGGCCGCCGTGTTCGACCGGCCCCGCCCGCCGTTGAGCGTCTTCGTCATCGACGAGGCCGCGCTGCGCCGGGGCAGGCCCGACATCATGGCCGAGCAGCTCGACCACCTGATCGCGCTCGCCGAGCGGCCGGCCGTGATGATCCACGTCCTCCCCCTGACGGCTGGCTTCCACCCCGGCCAGGCCGGACCGTTCGTCATCGCCAGCACGCCGGACGGCGGCGACGTCGGCTACCTCGACGACCAGGCGGCCGGACGCCTCAGTAATGACGTTGCTCCGCTCTGGGCGGTCTGGGATAGCGTGAGGTCGTTAGCGCTACCGCGAGACCTGACCATCGACCTGATGAGAGCGCGAGCATGGATGACCTGA
- a CDS encoding DUF4192 domain-containing protein, protein MTSTERPQLAVRSPADLIAAVPYLLGFHPTDSVVAVALVGRQIIFAARMDLPDPTDLGGFAEHLAGVIRRQGAEAATVVGYGQPERVTPAVDAVRDTLSDVGMHVLDALRVTDGRWWSYLCTEPDCCPPEGRRYDPTVNRVTASAVFAGQVALPDRAALVAQVAPVDGPARDAARAATARAQLRLAELVGQAPESDLLGARALRAAGVAAVREAQRRQRRGERLDDDEVAWLSLLMTHLPVRDHAWERTDGRDRDIALWTDVLRRAEPEMAAAPGALLAFAAWRAGQGALAAVALERTLDVHPDYSLAVLLDDLLRRGVPPAELDGWPSVGMPGVIRPRKRSRRGRR, encoded by the coding sequence ATGACCTCGACCGAACGCCCTCAGCTCGCCGTCCGCTCACCCGCCGACCTGATCGCCGCGGTGCCGTACCTGCTCGGGTTTCATCCCACCGACAGCGTGGTCGCCGTGGCGCTGGTCGGCCGACAGATCATCTTTGCCGCCCGGATGGACCTGCCTGACCCGACCGACCTGGGCGGGTTCGCCGAGCACCTGGCCGGGGTGATCCGCCGGCAGGGCGCGGAGGCCGCCACCGTGGTGGGTTACGGGCAACCGGAGCGGGTCACGCCGGCCGTGGACGCGGTGCGCGACACGTTGAGCGACGTCGGGATGCACGTGCTCGACGCGCTGCGGGTGACCGATGGCCGCTGGTGGTCCTATCTCTGCACCGAGCCCGACTGCTGCCCGCCCGAGGGCCGCCGCTACGACCCGACCGTCAACCGGGTGACCGCCTCGGCGGTCTTCGCCGGCCAGGTCGCACTCCCCGACCGCGCCGCCCTGGTGGCGCAGGTGGCACCGGTGGACGGCCCGGCCCGGGACGCGGCCCGCGCGGCCACCGCCCGCGCCCAGCTCAGACTGGCCGAGCTGGTCGGGCAGGCGCCTGAGAGCGACCTGCTCGGTGCTCGCGCGCTGCGCGCCGCCGGGGTGGCCGCGGTCCGCGAGGCCCAGCGCCGGCAGCGGCGTGGTGAGCGGCTCGACGACGACGAGGTGGCCTGGCTGAGCCTGCTGATGACCCACCTGCCGGTCCGCGACCACGCGTGGGAACGCACCGACGGCCGGGACCGGGACATCGCCCTCTGGACCGACGTGCTGCGCCGGGCCGAACCGGAGATGGCCGCGGCTCCCGGTGCGCTGCTGGCGTTCGCCGCCTGGCGCGCTGGGCAGGGCGCGTTGGCGGCGGTCGCGCTCGAACGCACGCTCGACGTGCACCCCGACTACTCGCTCGCTGTGCTGCTGGACGACCTGCTCCGGCGCGGCGTGCCCCCGGCCGAACTGGACGGCTGGCCGTCGGTCGGTATGCCCGGGGTCATCCGCCCCCGGAAGAGGAGCCGACGTGGCCGCCGCTGA